Proteins encoded together in one Orbaceae bacterium lpD01 window:
- a CDS encoding DUF6348 family protein — translation MGLLSRFKHPKMADHQEAKTLFLQALKDRLVAMQYHVVMDKHHIIIESQLTIVVEMIDDSQTYLNALHLCMRLKNHYLPGDIEEHIIGWGNTIQKQVNTALDYFISVVFLPIQGAFSESHQSDLDFIAMIDERKILFHPKLGKLFLSGEWPVSPATDHFFNLINTSIRTQLIDRKFNWLKICFTHAGQGIVQVQCDLNNQAWPAGQQILQHYVQQLPKPQVVTAASQMIIFRLCDAYEQLI, via the coding sequence ATGGGATTATTGAGTCGATTTAAACACCCTAAAATGGCAGATCATCAAGAGGCTAAAACGCTATTTCTACAAGCCCTAAAAGATCGTTTAGTGGCCATGCAATATCATGTCGTCATGGATAAACATCATATTATTATTGAGTCGCAGCTCACGATTGTTGTTGAGATGATTGATGACAGCCAGACTTATTTAAACGCTTTGCATTTATGTATGCGACTGAAAAATCACTACTTACCCGGCGATATTGAAGAACATATTATCGGTTGGGGAAACACGATACAAAAACAAGTGAATACCGCGCTAGACTATTTTATTAGCGTGGTTTTTTTACCGATTCAAGGCGCTTTTTCCGAAAGTCATCAGTCGGATTTGGATTTTATCGCGATGATTGATGAACGAAAAATCCTGTTTCATCCTAAACTGGGCAAGCTTTTCTTATCCGGCGAGTGGCCTGTTTCCCCCGCAACCGATCACTTTTTTAACTTAATCAATACGTCCATTCGTACGCAACTGATTGACCGCAAATTTAACTGGCTTAAAATTTGTTTTACTCATGCGGGACAAGGTATTGTGCAAGTCCAGTGTGATTTAAATAATCAAGCTTGGCCAGCCGGTCAACAGATTTTACAGCATTATGTACAGCAGCTACCTAAGCCACAGGTAGTCACTGCGGCAAGCCAAATGATCATATTCAGATTGTGTGATGCGTATGAACAATTAATTTAG